One stretch of Pseudomonas fragi DNA includes these proteins:
- a CDS encoding UvrD-helicase domain-containing protein has protein sequence MPQHNPELPEQLAPIAQLPLLKRLAARLFGRGLSRLHAQHAPSWLQGQADGFRSGHSAGVDYGFKEGHAEGLEEGRPVLFISDMRPQELRAPGIDDNLFDDWRLPLGPELKKLIKADVAANLPGHAQPSAAQWKMIFSDTPSTSVVAGAGAGKSTSLVLRILLLTHYLGFELDSMTVVTFTRESRKDFIKKLQEVFALWGRDLSLKEARDVVRTFHSRILPMVRSLPGYSQLQAFETLNNRNLLNDDDTDSNPFDLRINDAQRQQLNACYHALHNRDERFRQTLAPLRLHALQLKELERDHPDVQKRMAVTELAARRDEELCDTLEDLWFAAGAWPIKGIEPNRETVEINGSQFHCHGYIAELDAWVVLGFDPRENPQICRPGAKLSVRAEWAVKRTLFQAFCSKPLIWLENYDAAKRVVSALAGDASAGPGFDYKLKGELGSAPLLDSFVAAASFIENLGLDVAAAVGDMRFAKDDPDRFFFEALSLFWRALEDHLLAQTPPVMTYNRMFSLFGENTPQNFKLLSHEQLRPLSHLMIDEFQDVSPQIVSWLRASLREIRSRGPAMHVGRGAQRSSLLCVGDDWQSIYGWRGSSPKYFMEFDKQFLSPATTRVMLSDNFRSHQHIIDAAEHIVRAAPSIAGKRAKASGEPKLAVPVNVLNRDDQALAAQLIEHYNAGDSILMLFRKSSDKLLIEKDIQSVVNVDSRLAPEQRRLKQLTYHSSKGLQADAVFLLGDCQHLTTSPYKNQVYRMAGLGKEVDPEPYDNAQKDEILRLAYVGITRAVKHCYWYVESQDGQGPNNPRASDRVPQGKAFFEDLRLTHNN, from the coding sequence GTGCCGCAACACAATCCCGAACTGCCTGAACAACTTGCCCCCATTGCTCAATTGCCTTTGCTCAAGCGCCTGGCGGCGCGATTGTTTGGCAGGGGCCTGAGCCGTTTGCACGCACAGCATGCGCCGTCCTGGTTGCAGGGGCAGGCGGACGGCTTTCGTAGCGGGCACAGTGCCGGGGTGGATTACGGCTTCAAGGAGGGCCATGCCGAAGGGCTGGAAGAGGGCCGCCCGGTGCTGTTTATCAGCGACATGCGCCCGCAGGAACTGCGTGCCCCCGGGATCGACGATAACCTGTTCGATGACTGGCGTCTGCCGCTGGGCCCGGAACTGAAGAAACTGATCAAGGCCGACGTGGCCGCCAATCTGCCCGGGCACGCCCAGCCCAGTGCGGCACAGTGGAAGATGATCTTCAGCGATACCCCGTCAACCTCGGTGGTTGCAGGCGCCGGTGCTGGCAAGTCGACTTCGCTGGTGTTGCGCATTCTGTTGCTGACCCATTACCTGGGCTTTGAGCTCGATTCGATGACTGTGGTGACCTTCACCCGCGAGTCACGCAAGGACTTTATCAAGAAGCTGCAGGAAGTCTTCGCCTTGTGGGGGCGCGATCTGTCGCTCAAGGAAGCCCGTGATGTAGTACGCACCTTTCACTCGCGGATTTTGCCTATGGTGCGCAGCTTGCCCGGCTATAGCCAGTTACAGGCCTTCGAGACCCTGAATAACCGCAACCTGCTCAACGACGACGATACCGACAGCAATCCCTTTGACTTGCGCATCAACGACGCCCAACGCCAGCAGCTCAACGCCTGTTACCACGCGCTGCATAACCGTGATGAGCGTTTCCGCCAGACCCTCGCACCGCTGCGCCTGCATGCCTTGCAGCTCAAGGAGCTGGAGCGCGATCACCCGGATGTGCAAAAACGCATGGCGGTGACCGAGCTGGCCGCCAGGCGTGACGAAGAACTGTGTGACACCCTCGAAGACCTCTGGTTTGCCGCCGGCGCGTGGCCGATCAAGGGCATCGAGCCCAATCGCGAAACCGTTGAGATCAATGGCTCGCAGTTCCATTGCCACGGTTATATTGCCGAGCTGGATGCCTGGGTGGTGTTGGGTTTCGACCCGCGTGAGAACCCGCAGATCTGCCGCCCCGGGGCCAAGCTCAGCGTGCGCGCCGAATGGGCAGTCAAGCGCACGCTGTTTCAAGCTTTTTGCAGTAAGCCATTGATATGGCTTGAAAATTATGACGCAGCCAAACGTGTGGTCAGTGCCCTGGCAGGGGATGCCAGCGCAGGCCCCGGGTTTGATTACAAGCTCAAGGGCGAGCTGGGTTCAGCGCCCTTGCTCGACAGTTTTGTCGCGGCCGCCAGTTTTATCGAAAACCTGGGGCTGGACGTGGCCGCTGCCGTGGGCGACATGCGCTTTGCCAAGGATGACCCGGACCGGTTCTTTTTTGAGGCCTTGAGCCTGTTCTGGCGAGCGCTGGAAGACCATTTGCTGGCACAGACCCCGCCGGTGATGACGTACAACCGCATGTTCTCCCTGTTTGGCGAAAACACCCCGCAGAACTTCAAGCTGCTCAGCCACGAGCAGCTGCGCCCGCTGTCGCACTTGATGATCGATGAGTTCCAGGATGTCTCGCCGCAGATTGTGTCCTGGCTGCGCGCCAGCCTGCGCGAGATCCGCAGCCGTGGCCCGGCCATGCATGTTGGCCGTGGAGCCCAGCGTTCTTCGCTATTGTGCGTGGGCGATGACTGGCAATCGATCTACGGCTGGCGGGGCAGTTCACCCAAGTACTTTATGGAGTTCGACAAGCAATTCCTGTCGCCCGCCACTACCCGGGTGATGCTCAGCGACAACTTTCGCAGTCATCAGCACATCATCGATGCTGCCGAGCATATCGTCCGTGCCGCGCCGTCGATTGCCGGCAAGCGGGCCAAAGCCAGCGGTGAGCCCAAGCTGGCGGTCCCGGTGAATGTGCTCAATCGCGATGATCAGGCCCTGGCCGCGCAGTTGATCGAACATTACAACGCCGGCGACAGTATCTTGATGTTGTTTCGAAAAAGCAGCGACAAGTTGTTGATTGAAAAGGATATACAGTCAGTAGTTAATGTGGATTCTAGGTTGGCGCCGGAGCAGCGCAGGCTCAAGCAACTGACCTATCACAGTTCCAAGGGCCTGCAGGCCGATGCTGTTTTCCTGCTGGGGGATTGTCAGCATCTGACAACCTCACCTTACAAAAACCAGGTGTACCGCATGGCAGGCCTGGGCAAGGAGGTTGACCCCGAGCCGTACGACAATGCCCAGAAAGACGAAATCCTGCGCCTGGCCTATGTCGGCATCACCCGGGCCGTGAAGCATTGCTACTGGTATGTGGAAAGCCAGGATGGCCAAGGGCCGAATAACCCCAGAGCCTCGGACCGCGTGCCCCAGGGCAAGGCGTTTTTCGAGGATTTGCGCCTCACCCACAATAATTAA
- a CDS encoding LysE family translocator, whose protein sequence is MPFSLELISAFALFAFVSSITPGPNNTMLLASGVNFGFRRTIPHALGISFGFMFLVLAVGLGLGGVFKAVPVAYTVLRYLGAAYLLYLAWKVATSGPVSPSEAAHGRPLGFWGAAAFQWVNPKAWVMAIGAITTYTPSQGYIANVFIIALVFAIINLPSVCVWAGCGSALRSVLTRPRWLLAFNLTMAMLLVVSLYPILFDVH, encoded by the coding sequence ATGCCGTTCTCCCTTGAACTGATCTCTGCCTTCGCGCTCTTTGCCTTCGTTTCCTCCATCACCCCTGGCCCGAATAACACCATGCTCCTGGCATCAGGGGTCAACTTTGGTTTCAGGCGCACCATCCCCCATGCCCTGGGGATCAGTTTCGGCTTTATGTTCCTGGTGCTTGCGGTCGGCCTGGGGTTGGGCGGGGTATTCAAGGCCGTCCCCGTGGCCTACACCGTGCTGCGTTATCTGGGGGCGGCGTATTTGTTGTATCTGGCGTGGAAGGTCGCCACTTCGGGGCCAGTTTCGCCATCGGAGGCGGCCCACGGCAGGCCGTTGGGCTTTTGGGGCGCGGCGGCCTTTCAATGGGTCAACCCCAAGGCCTGGGTCATGGCCATTGGTGCAATTACCACCTACACGCCGTCCCAGGGTTATATCGCCAACGTGTTTATCATTGCTTTGGTGTTCGCCATCATCAACTTGCCCAGCGTGTGCGTGTGGGCAGGCTGCGGCAGTGCGTTGCGCAGCGTGCTGACCAGGCCCAGGTGGCTGCTGGCATTCAACCTGACGATGGCGATGCTGCTGGTGGTGTCGCTGTATCCGATTCTGTTTGATGTTCATTGA
- the punC gene encoding purine nucleoside transporter PunC, protein MKNSFGFTCYLAGLSMLGYLAMDMYLPAFGTLRSELGLSAGAVGASLSIFLAGFALGQLVWGPLSDRWGRKPVLLAGLSLFALGCAGMFWVQDSVLLLSLRFIQAIGICAAAVTWQALVIDRYPADKANRVFAGIMPLMGLSPALAPLLGAVVLGHLGWQAIFAVLLGLALLLIVPTLLLKEPPRVASKAVKARVSYWQLLSTATFSGNVMIFAACSASFFAWLTASPFILGDMGYSPSDIGLSYALPTVAFMVGGYSCRSALQRISGRVLLPWLLVAYCASMVGLYVVATQTVPTLTTLLIPFCLMALVNGASYPIVVASALKPFSQNSGKAAGLQNTLQLGLCFLGSLLVSSFISQPLQITVEVMLATAPLAVLGYLIQRRKVNAEVLAAS, encoded by the coding sequence ATGAAGAACTCTTTTGGATTTACCTGTTACCTCGCCGGGCTCAGCATGCTGGGTTATCTGGCGATGGATATGTACTTGCCGGCATTCGGCACGTTGCGCAGTGAGCTGGGGCTCTCTGCGGGGGCGGTGGGCGCAAGCCTGAGCATCTTTTTGGCCGGTTTTGCCCTGGGCCAGTTGGTGTGGGGGCCGTTGTCGGATCGCTGGGGGCGCAAGCCGGTGTTGCTGGCGGGGCTGTCGCTGTTTGCCCTGGGATGCGCGGGCATGTTCTGGGTTCAGGACAGTGTGCTGCTGCTGAGCCTGCGGTTTATTCAGGCCATCGGCATTTGCGCGGCGGCGGTGACCTGGCAGGCGCTGGTCATTGACCGCTACCCGGCTGACAAGGCCAACCGCGTGTTTGCCGGGATCATGCCGCTGATGGGCCTGTCACCTGCGTTGGCACCGTTACTGGGGGCCGTGGTGCTGGGGCATCTGGGCTGGCAGGCAATTTTTGCGGTGTTGCTGGGTTTGGCGTTGCTGTTAATCGTTCCGACGCTGCTGCTCAAGGAGCCCCCTCGCGTAGCGTCCAAGGCAGTCAAGGCCAGGGTGAGTTACTGGCAACTGCTGAGCACTGCAACTTTCAGTGGCAACGTGATGATCTTCGCCGCGTGCTCGGCCAGCTTTTTTGCCTGGTTGACGGCCTCACCTTTTATTTTGGGTGACATGGGCTATAGCCCAAGCGATATCGGCTTGAGCTACGCGTTGCCTACTGTTGCGTTTATGGTGGGTGGCTACAGCTGTCGCAGCGCGCTGCAGCGCATCAGCGGACGGGTGCTGTTGCCCTGGTTGCTGGTGGCGTACTGCGCGAGCATGGTCGGGTTGTATGTAGTTGCGACCCAGACCGTGCCGACGTTGACTACCTTGCTGATACCCTTTTGTCTAATGGCGCTGGTCAATGGTGCGAGCTATCCGATTGTTGTAGCGAGTGCATTGAAGCCGTTTTCGCAAAACTCCGGCAAGGCCGCAGGTTTGCAGAACACCTTGCAGCTTGGGTTGTGTTTTTTGGGCAGCTTGCTGGTGTCGAGTTTTATCAGCCAGCCGCTGCAAATCACGGTTGAAGTGATGCTGGCGACGGCGCCACTGGCGGTGCTGGGGTATTTGATTCAGCGGCGCAAGGTGAATGCCGAGGTGTTGGCGGCGTCTTGA
- a CDS encoding pirin family protein encodes MLELRPFNTLGAANHGWLDAHHHFSFAEYHDPQRMNWGNLRVWNDDVIAPGTGFPKHPHRDMEIITYVREGAISHEDNLGNKGRTEAGDVQVMSAGTGIAHSEYNLEPTPTRIFQIWIIPNQQGDAPSWGAKPFPKGQREGFVTLASGKDGDQQSLRIRADARLVAANLKAGETAEYRLDSGRRAYLVPATGVIEVNGLRASARDGVAVVDETVLRVTAIEDSEIVLVDVA; translated from the coding sequence ATGCTTGAACTCAGACCTTTCAACACACTGGGCGCAGCTAACCACGGCTGGCTGGACGCCCATCACCACTTTTCGTTCGCCGAATACCACGACCCGCAGCGAATGAACTGGGGCAACCTGCGGGTATGGAACGACGACGTGATCGCCCCGGGCACCGGTTTCCCGAAGCATCCGCACCGCGATATGGAAATCATCACCTACGTTCGTGAAGGGGCTATCAGCCACGAAGACAACCTGGGTAACAAGGGCCGTACCGAAGCAGGCGACGTACAGGTCATGAGCGCCGGTACCGGGATTGCCCACAGCGAATACAATCTGGAGCCGACGCCGACCAGGATTTTCCAGATCTGGATCATCCCCAACCAGCAAGGGGATGCTCCGTCCTGGGGGGCCAAGCCTTTCCCCAAAGGCCAGCGCGAGGGTTTTGTGACCCTGGCCAGCGGCAAGGATGGCGATCAGCAAAGCCTGCGCATTCGTGCCGATGCGCGACTGGTAGCGGCCAACCTCAAGGCCGGTGAGACTGCCGAGTATCGCCTGGACAGTGGCCGCCGCGCCTATCTGGTGCCTGCCACCGGGGTGATCGAGGTTAATGGTCTACGGGCCAGCGCACGGGACGGTGTGGCCGTTGTCGATGAGACCGTGCTACGGGTCACGGCAATTGAAGACAGTGAGATTGTGCTGGTGGATGTGGCTTGA
- the ggt gene encoding gamma-glutamyltransferase: MYALFAKNNRARVFALSALALWTGGCSTVQPGLQPPSELPPAPEIASGLRTDMATVQATRHMAAAANPLATQAGQQMLRKGGSAIDAAIAMQAVLALVEPQSSGIGGGAFIMYWDGKRVQAFDGRETAPAGATPGMFMGADGQPIPFAQAQIGGRSVGVPGVLRALEMAHQQHGKLPWSELFQPAIKLASDGFPVSKRLHTQIAADPFIAGSPEMARYFLTPQGQALPVGTLLKNPELAHTLQTIAERGADGFYQGPVARAMVDKVRSHPRAGTLSLTDISGYQARERTPVCGDYKQWQICGMPPPSSGGVAVIQTLGILEALQQQSPAFDLATMPPVPSSTGAGLEPSSAAVHLIAEAERLVYADRAQYLADSDYVPVNVKGLTDQGYFKTRAALMGDRSMGRAEAGVPAGIHLALAPDRSPLRISTSQIAAVDDHGGAISMTTSVEAAFGSHVMTNGFLLNNQLTDFSFVPEENGKPVANRIEPGKRPRSSMAPTLVFDRNSGELVATIGSPGGSQIIEYVNKSVVGLLDWKLNPQDAISLPNFGSRNVDTELETGRFSPALVQQLQARGHKVALIEMTSGTQIIMRSKDGWVGGADPRREGTALGD, translated from the coding sequence ATGTATGCCCTGTTTGCCAAAAACAACCGTGCCCGTGTATTCGCACTTTCAGCTCTGGCCCTGTGGACGGGGGGATGCAGTACCGTGCAGCCGGGGTTGCAACCGCCCAGCGAGTTGCCTCCAGCACCCGAAATAGCCTCGGGTTTGCGCACCGATATGGCTACGGTACAGGCTACCCGGCATATGGCCGCCGCCGCCAACCCGCTGGCCACGCAGGCTGGCCAGCAAATGCTGCGCAAGGGCGGCTCGGCAATAGATGCAGCGATCGCCATGCAGGCCGTACTCGCACTGGTCGAACCGCAGTCCAGCGGCATCGGCGGCGGTGCTTTCATTATGTATTGGGACGGCAAGCGGGTGCAGGCCTTCGACGGTCGCGAAACCGCCCCGGCAGGTGCCACCCCGGGCATGTTCATGGGGGCTGATGGCCAGCCGATACCTTTCGCGCAGGCCCAGATAGGCGGGCGTTCCGTCGGTGTGCCCGGGGTGCTCAGGGCGCTGGAGATGGCCCATCAGCAACATGGCAAACTGCCCTGGAGTGAGCTGTTCCAACCCGCAATCAAACTGGCCAGCGACGGCTTTCCTGTGTCCAAACGCTTGCATACGCAAATCGCCGCCGACCCGTTTATCGCCGGCTCCCCGGAAATGGCCCGGTATTTCCTCACACCGCAAGGGCAAGCCTTGCCGGTGGGTACCTTGCTGAAAAACCCGGAACTTGCACACACCCTGCAAACCATTGCAGAGCGCGGCGCCGACGGGTTTTACCAGGGGCCAGTGGCCCGGGCGATGGTGGACAAGGTGCGCTCCCACCCGCGAGCCGGCACTCTGTCCCTGACTGACATCAGCGGTTACCAGGCCCGGGAGCGCACGCCGGTATGTGGTGACTACAAGCAATGGCAAATCTGTGGCATGCCACCACCGTCCTCGGGCGGTGTGGCCGTGATCCAGACCCTGGGCATACTTGAGGCCCTGCAACAGCAATCCCCGGCCTTTGACCTGGCCACAATGCCACCTGTACCGAGCAGCACCGGAGCAGGCCTTGAGCCTTCATCTGCAGCCGTACACCTGATCGCCGAAGCCGAGCGCCTGGTTTACGCTGACAGGGCACAGTACCTGGCGGACAGCGACTATGTACCGGTCAATGTGAAAGGTCTGACAGACCAGGGCTATTTCAAGACCCGGGCGGCGTTGATGGGTGACAGGAGCATGGGCCGCGCCGAGGCGGGGGTACCGGCGGGTATTCACCTGGCCCTGGCCCCCGATCGATCGCCACTGCGCATTTCTACCTCACAAATAGCTGCTGTCGACGATCATGGCGGGGCCATATCCATGACCACCTCGGTTGAAGCCGCGTTTGGTTCGCATGTGATGACCAATGGCTTTCTTTTGAACAACCAGCTCACCGACTTCTCGTTTGTTCCCGAAGAAAACGGCAAGCCGGTGGCCAACCGTATCGAGCCCGGCAAGCGCCCGCGCTCTTCAATGGCCCCGACCCTGGTGTTCGACCGCAACAGTGGCGAACTGGTCGCAACCATTGGTTCGCCGGGTGGTTCGCAGATCATCGAGTACGTCAACAAGTCGGTGGTTGGCCTGCTGGACTGGAAACTGAACCCTCAGGACGCCATCAGCCTGCCCAATTTCGGCAGCCGCAATGTCGACACCGAACTGGAGACAGGCCGCTTCAGCCCGGCCCTTGTGCAGCAGCTGCAGGCCCGTGGGCACAAGGTTGCGCTGATTGAAATGACCAGTGGCACGCAAATCATCATGCGCAGCAAGGACGGTTGGGTGGGCGGTGCCGATCCGCGCCGTGAAGGCACTGCATTGGGGGATTGA
- the punR gene encoding DNA-binding transcriptional activator PunR produces MWSEYSLDVIDAVARHGSFSGAAQELHRVPSAVSYTVRQLEQWLAVPLFVRRHRDVELTPAGQMFVKEARDVMKKMLGTRRLCQQVANGWSGQLRVAVDSIIKKPRCQQMIIDFYRHFPDVELIVQYEVYNGVWDALVDGRTDLVIGATRAVPVAGSFAFRDMGFLHWLCVASPQHPLAAIPGLLGDEDLRPYPALCMDDTSRSLPKRDTWTLDNQRRMMVPDWASGLACLSDGLCVGMVPAHLAQPLIDQGQLLALNLQRPFPASPSCIAWAQKNHSPAMSWLLEYLGDTATLSQEWLNEHQTESDTATPPAASPSSG; encoded by the coding sequence GTGTGGTCTGAATACTCCCTGGATGTGATTGACGCTGTCGCCCGCCACGGCAGTTTCAGTGGCGCAGCCCAGGAACTGCACCGCGTACCCTCCGCCGTGAGTTACACCGTGCGCCAACTGGAGCAGTGGCTGGCAGTGCCATTGTTTGTGCGTCGCCACCGCGACGTGGAGCTGACGCCCGCCGGGCAGATGTTTGTCAAAGAAGCCCGCGACGTGATGAAAAAAATGCTTGGCACCCGCCGCCTCTGCCAGCAAGTTGCCAATGGCTGGAGCGGCCAGTTGCGGGTGGCCGTGGACTCAATCATCAAAAAGCCGCGCTGCCAGCAAATGATCATCGACTTCTATCGGCACTTTCCTGATGTGGAGCTCATCGTTCAGTACGAGGTGTACAACGGTGTGTGGGATGCCCTGGTGGATGGCCGCACAGACCTGGTGATCGGCGCCACCCGTGCCGTGCCGGTTGCAGGCAGTTTCGCCTTTCGCGATATGGGCTTTCTGCACTGGTTGTGCGTTGCCAGCCCGCAGCATCCGCTGGCGGCCATTCCCGGTTTGCTCGGTGATGAGGACCTGCGGCCCTACCCTGCGCTATGCATGGATGACACCTCGCGCAGCCTGCCCAAACGCGACACCTGGACCCTGGATAACCAGCGCCGGATGATGGTGCCCGATTGGGCTTCGGGGCTGGCCTGCTTGAGTGACGGCCTGTGTGTGGGCATGGTCCCGGCCCATCTGGCCCAGCCCCTGATCGACCAGGGGCAACTGCTTGCACTGAATCTGCAGCGGCCCTTCCCCGCCAGCCCTTCGTGCATTGCCTGGGCACAGAAAAATCACTCCCCGGCCATGAGCTGGCTTTTGGAGTATCTGGGAGACACCGCCACCCTGAGCCAGGAATGGCTCAATGAACATCAAACAGAATCGGATACAGCGACACCACCAGCAGCATCGCCATCGTCAGGTTGA
- a CDS encoding DUF1652 domain-containing protein, translating into MYPMDNINKVTFPNACQLMRWHFHPMGFEATMDAPSSMVARLFDRASGETVIAVAGIPCSAVMTPGQVGRIIQCVEDELESFVPPMAWQAQA; encoded by the coding sequence ATGTACCCGATGGACAACATCAACAAGGTCACCTTCCCCAATGCCTGCCAACTGATGCGCTGGCATTTCCACCCGATGGGCTTCGAGGCGACCATGGACGCGCCCAGCAGCATGGTGGCCAGGCTGTTTGACCGCGCCAGTGGCGAAACCGTGATTGCCGTCGCCGGCATCCCCTGCTCGGCAGTCATGACGCCCGGCCAGGTGGGGCGCATCATCCAGTGCGTTGAAGACGAGCTAGAAAGCTTTGTGCCGCCAATGGCGTGGCAGGCACAAGCCTGA
- a CDS encoding DMT family transporter, with translation MNTSVIYALAAAALFGASTPLAKVLGTEVSPVMLAGLLYLGSGLGLLLVRCVRDRGWKRSGLGAGEWPWLLGAIVFGGILGPVALMFGLTLTSGATASLMLNLEPVLTALLAWVVFKENADRRIVLGMLAIIVGGVVLSWPAGGGAVVSRSWLGPLAVALACFCWAVDNNLTRKVSASDALYIAGAKGLFAGLVNCAIALILGAKIPAPGVLSPTLLIGFLGYGVSLVLFVLALRGLGAARTGAYFSTAPFLGAAIAIVLLGESVSLLFWLAAACMMVGVWLHLTESHEHEHEHQPLEHSHRHTHDEHHQHTHAEDVPAGKAHSHTHQHAVISHNHPHFPDIHHRHRH, from the coding sequence ATGAATACGAGTGTAATTTATGCATTGGCAGCCGCTGCGCTGTTCGGGGCCAGTACGCCACTGGCCAAGGTGCTGGGGACTGAAGTCTCGCCGGTGATGCTGGCCGGGCTGTTGTACCTGGGCAGTGGCCTGGGGTTGTTGTTGGTGCGCTGTGTCCGCGATCGGGGCTGGAAGCGCTCGGGCCTGGGGGCCGGTGAATGGCCCTGGCTGCTGGGGGCCATTGTGTTTGGCGGGATCCTGGGGCCTGTCGCCTTGATGTTCGGTTTGACCCTCACCAGCGGTGCGACGGCTTCGCTGATGCTCAATCTGGAGCCGGTGCTGACTGCGCTGCTGGCCTGGGTGGTCTTCAAGGAAAACGCCGATCGGCGGATTGTGCTGGGCATGCTGGCAATCATTGTCGGCGGCGTGGTGTTGTCCTGGCCGGCGGGGGGCGGCGCGGTTGTGTCGCGGTCCTGGCTTGGGCCGTTGGCCGTGGCATTGGCCTGTTTCTGTTGGGCGGTCGATAACAATCTGACGCGCAAGGTGTCTGCTTCAGATGCGCTCTATATCGCGGGCGCCAAAGGCCTGTTCGCGGGGCTGGTGAACTGTGCGATTGCTTTGATTCTGGGGGCGAAGATCCCGGCGCCCGGGGTGCTGAGCCCGACCCTGCTGATCGGTTTTTTAGGCTATGGTGTGAGCCTGGTGCTTTTTGTCCTGGCCTTGCGCGGCCTGGGGGCGGCGCGCACTGGGGCGTATTTTTCGACGGCGCCTTTTCTGGGCGCAGCGATTGCCATTGTGCTGCTGGGCGAGTCGGTGTCGCTGCTGTTCTGGCTGGCTGCAGCCTGCATGATGGTCGGGGTCTGGCTACACCTGACCGAAAGCCATGAGCATGAGCATGAACATCAGCCGCTGGAGCACTCCCATCGCCATACCCACGATGAACACCACCAGCACACACATGCCGAGGATGTGCCGGCCGGCAAGGCCCACAGCCACACGCATCAGCATGCTGTGATCAGCCACAACCACCCGCATTTCCCGGATATCCATCATCGCCACCGGCACTGA
- a CDS encoding DedA family protein, whose product MFEHIDFNYLLATYGYLAIFIGCLLEGETILILGGMAAHQHVLKLLPVIGYASLAGMLGDQLLFWAGRYFGARLLPRLHKQQAAIDRVTQLINRYPTVSIFSVRFLYGMRLIGPMVIGASKVSPLKFLCINALGAAAWATLFASGGYWAGEFLEGMLGDLKPYRLPIALGVVALMVVVAVARHYRAKTKAVKSS is encoded by the coding sequence ATGTTTGAACACATCGATTTTAATTACCTGCTGGCAACCTATGGCTACCTGGCCATTTTTATCGGCTGTCTGCTCGAAGGTGAAACCATTCTGATTCTGGGGGGGATGGCGGCGCACCAGCATGTGCTCAAGCTGTTGCCGGTGATTGGCTATGCCAGCCTGGCAGGGATGCTGGGGGATCAGTTGTTGTTTTGGGCCGGGCGTTATTTCGGTGCTCGCCTGTTGCCGCGCCTGCACAAGCAGCAGGCCGCCATCGATCGCGTGACGCAGCTTATTAACCGGTATCCGACGGTGTCGATTTTCTCGGTGCGGTTTTTGTACGGCATGCGCTTGATCGGGCCTATGGTGATCGGTGCCAGCAAGGTGTCGCCGTTGAAGTTTCTCTGTATCAATGCCCTGGGCGCTGCTGCTTGGGCAACGCTGTTTGCCAGTGGCGGATATTGGGCCGGGGAGTTTCTCGAAGGCATGCTGGGCGACCTCAAGCCCTACCGCTTGCCGATTGCCCTGGGCGTCGTGGCATTGATGGTGGTGGTGGCCGTGGCCCGTCACTACAGGGCGAAAACCAAGGCCGTCAAATCGAGTTGA
- a CDS encoding DUF4174 domain-containing protein, which translates to MFIRLLILASVLVTGTAQAVEVPSPLEQDRGKFRPLVIVARAEADPTLVNLKKALEDPANKQAFDQRNMVLYTIVGITGKRDGKDLEPQSTMSLIRGLKPGMIIDQAKVILIGKDGEKKVETVGDVDLAELFKTIDALPVAEKETQAPVAVEPPAKGSAAGKSVKPGKAVQALDD; encoded by the coding sequence ATGTTTATCCGTTTATTGATCCTTGCCTCTGTGCTGGTCACTGGCACGGCGCAGGCCGTTGAAGTTCCAAGCCCGCTCGAACAGGACCGCGGCAAGTTTCGCCCGCTGGTTATCGTTGCGCGTGCCGAGGCCGACCCAACCCTGGTCAACCTCAAGAAAGCCCTTGAGGACCCGGCCAACAAGCAGGCTTTTGACCAGCGCAATATGGTGCTCTATACGATTGTGGGCATTACCGGCAAACGCGATGGCAAGGACCTTGAACCCCAGAGCACCATGTCGCTGATTCGCGGGCTCAAGCCGGGGATGATCATCGACCAGGCCAAAGTGATCCTGATCGGCAAGGATGGCGAAAAGAAAGTCGAGACAGTGGGTGATGTTGACCTCGCCGAGCTGTTCAAAACCATTGATGCCTTGCCCGTGGCCGAGAAGGAGACCCAGGCTCCGGTCGCCGTGGAGCCGCCCGCCAAAGGCAGCGCGGCGGGCAAGTCGGTTAAGCCGGGCAAAGCGGTGCAGGCACTGGATGACTGA